In a genomic window of Myxococcaceae bacterium JPH2:
- a CDS encoding HEAT repeat domain-containing protein, which yields MKPALLLATCLVLLSACRSQAPRHPVAPVELSGATVRDNALLGMGPEGVRILFSEALTASGRFEQLGEEVPRKARPWRLTLEVPFTREVLKDGNPHSYAEVGASLSLERFGGDLPQRYEVVGLGEAVVDPDTVEGRRAAMRSALESALRQLTESAVLQLAALERGDDQLVADLRASDSRIREFALRTLAERKHPAAAPLLIERLTDTSDADVVRRTIGSLAEMKARGAVPALIDLARGRDTGFVQEIVFAVGEIGGPEAEAYLYTVAQGHDTPSVQAAAQQALDTLYASRKHANAEARGSDHAEP from the coding sequence ATGAAGCCGGCCCTGCTGCTCGCCACCTGCCTCGTGCTCCTCAGCGCCTGCCGCTCGCAGGCGCCGCGCCATCCCGTGGCGCCGGTGGAGCTGTCGGGGGCCACGGTGCGTGACAACGCGCTGCTCGGCATGGGGCCAGAGGGGGTTCGTATCCTCTTCAGCGAAGCGCTCACCGCCTCCGGACGGTTCGAGCAGCTCGGCGAGGAGGTCCCTCGCAAGGCCAGGCCTTGGCGGCTGACGCTGGAGGTCCCGTTCACCCGCGAGGTCCTGAAGGACGGCAACCCGCACAGCTACGCCGAGGTGGGCGCGAGCCTCTCGCTGGAGCGCTTCGGTGGGGACCTGCCCCAGCGCTACGAAGTGGTGGGGCTGGGCGAGGCGGTCGTCGACCCGGACACGGTGGAGGGCCGCCGCGCCGCCATGCGGTCCGCCTTGGAGTCCGCGCTCCGGCAGCTGACGGAGTCCGCGGTGCTCCAGCTCGCGGCGCTGGAGCGCGGGGACGATCAGCTCGTGGCGGACCTGCGCGCCAGTGACTCCCGCATCCGCGAGTTCGCGTTGCGCACCCTGGCGGAGCGCAAGCATCCCGCCGCCGCACCGCTCCTCATCGAGCGCCTGACGGACACGAGCGACGCGGATGTGGTGCGTCGCACCATCGGCTCGCTCGCCGAGATGAAGGCCCGAGGCGCGGTGCCCGCGCTCATCGACCTGGCGCGTGGCCGAGACACAGGCTTCGTGCAGGAGATCGTCTTCGCGGTGGGGGAGATTGGCGGTCCCGAGGCCGAGGCCTACCTCTACACGGTCGCTCAGGGCCACGACACGCCGTCGGTGCAGGCCGCCGCGCAGCAGGCCCTCGACACGCTCTACGCATCACGCAAGCACGCCAACGCGGAGGCGCGTGGCTCGGACCACGCGGAGCCCTGA